The following nucleotide sequence is from Synechococcus sp. CBW1004.
GACCATGGCCGACCTGCTGGGTCCGGCCGATGACTCCCGCCGTACCAGGGGCAGCAGGTCCACCCAGGCCGGGGCGTCCGGCGCGCCGGCGGCGGGGCGCACCACGCCGCGCACGGTGGATGAATTCGATTTCGATGAGGAGGCTTTCCTGGCCGCCCTCGATGAACAGGACTTCGTCGGTAGCACCGGCGAGGTGGTCACCGGCTCGGTGGTCGGTGTCGAGAGTGATGGCGTCTATGTGGACATCGGCGGCAAGGCTCCCGGCTTCATGCCCAAGAAGGAGTGCGGCCTCGGGGTGATCACCAATCTCAAGGAGCGCTTCCCCAGGGGATTGGCGGTCGAGGTTCTGGTCACCCGTGAGCAGAACGCCGATGGCATGGTCACCGTCAGCGCCCGCGCTCTGGCCCTGCGCCAGAGCTGGGAGAAGGTGCGCGCTCTCGAGAAGGAGGGCAAGGTGGTGCAGGTGAAGATCAATGGCTTCAACCGCGGAGGTGTCACCTGCGATCTGGAGGGCCTGCGCGGCTTCATCCCCCGCTCCCAGCTGAACGAGGGCGAGAACCATGAAGCCCTGGTGGGCCGCACCCTTGGCGTGGCCTTCCTGGAGGTGAATGCCGACACCCGCAAGCTGGTGCTCTCCGAGAAGCGTGCCGCCACCGCCCAGCGCTTCACGGAACTGGAGGTGGGTCAGCTGGTGGAGGGTCAGGTGGCCGCCATCAAGCCCTATGGCTTCTTCATCGACCTCGGCGGTGTGAGTGGGCTGCTGCATCACTCCTCGATCAGCGGCGCCGCTCTGCGCGATCTGCGCGAGGTGTTCCAGCCCGGGGAACGGGTGAAGGCCCTGATCACCGATCTCGACCCCGGTCGCGGCCGCATCGCCCTCAACACCGCCCTGCTGGAAGGGCAGCCCGGCGAGCTGCTGATCGCCAAGGAGCAGGTGATGGCTGAGGCGGCGGACCGGGCCAATCGGGCCCGATCGCTGCTGCGCCAGCAGGAGCAGTCGGCGGGATGAGGGAGCGCACCGCTCAGGCCGCCCTGCGGCCCTCCCTGGACTGGGAGCTCGACTTCTATTCCCGCCCCATCCTTGAGGCCGATGGCCGCAAGCGCTGGGAACTGCTGATCTGCTCGAGCGCCGATCCCCAGCAGGGGGATGCCGGCAGTGAGGTCAGCGGTTTTCGCTGGCAGCAGGACTGCCCTGCCGACAGCGTCAACTCGATCTGGCTGCGGGAGGCCATCGAGGCTGCGCTCGGTGAGGCGGAGCAGCAGGGCTGGCAGCCGCCGCGACGGCTGCGCTGCTGGCGCGGTTCGATGCGGACGATGGTGCAGCGGGCCGCTGAAGGTCTCGGTCTGGAACTGGTGCCCAGTCGTCGCTGCTATCAGCTTGTCGAGTGGTTGCAGGAGCGCCACCGCAGCGTCTACCCCAACGAACCCGGCTATCTGGCCGGTCCGCTGGCTCCCCCACCCCAGGCGATCCGCCCCGTGGCCGTGCCCCTGCCGGAAGCTCTGCGCGGTGAGTCCTGGGACTGGGCCACCCTGACCGCAGGAGCCCTGGCCGAGGCCGTCGAATGGCCGATCGGCTTCGCCGGACTTCTGCCCCTTCCTGCTGAACTGCCACCCGAGACGCCTGTGCCGGGGATTCGTCTCTTCAGCCGCAGCCGTGCCCTGGCGATCGCCGGCTGGCTGGCGGGACTGGAGCCGGTGCGGCTGGAGATCGACACCAACCAGCTGATCCTCGAGGCGGGCCTGGAGGATCGCTGGCTGCTGGCCAACCTGGATCCTGAAGAGGCTCGCGCGGCGGCCACGGCGTTCGCCTCCGCCCGCGAGCAGGCCGGTGGCCTGCAGTTCATCGCTGTGGTCAACGGGCCGGATGCCGAGCGGCTGGAGGGCTTCTGGCTGTTGCGGGATCTGCCGGATGGCTGAGGGCCTGGAGCCTCCGTTCCAGAAGACGGATGCCACCTTCAACACTTTGCCCGGCTGGACCTGGGTGGGCACCTACGGGGGGTATTACCTGCAGGCTGATCTGCTGCAGGACTTCGAGCACGGCTTCTTCACACGCCTCTGGCAGGGCCGCGAGCCTGCCGAACTGGCGGCTTTTGTGAGTGCCGGCGTGTCGGTCCATCGGCCCAGGCAGGTCCACAGCGCCCTGGTGCTGCCGGCCTCCGCCGCCACCGCCGAGCCCTGGCCGGAAGCCGATGGACTGGTGAGCGATGGCGGTGGCCAGACTCTCTGGGTCTGTGGGGCGGACTGCACGCCGGTGCTGCTCGCCGATCCCGCCAGCGGTCGGGTGGCGGCCTGCCACGCCGGCTGGCGCGGGGTGGCAGGCAGGATCCTGCCGGCGGCGATCGAGCGGATGGCCGCCGCGGGGAGTGATCCCGCAGACCTGCTCGTGGCCCTCGGCCCTGCCGTCAGTGGTGCCCGTTATCCGGTGGAACGGTGGGTGAGCCTGGAGGTGGCGGCGTCGCTGCGCCCCGATCCCCTGGAGCCGGACGGGGCCCTGGCGGAGCTGATCGAGGCCGGCGGACTGGTCGTGGATGCGGAGCCTGAGCGGGACAGGCTGGACATCCGGGCTGCGATCCGGCTGCAGCTGAGCCATTCCGGAGTGACCCCCGATCGCTGCAGCAGCTGCCCGCTGTGCACCGTGGACGAGGAGACACTGTTCCACTCGTGGCGTAGGGATCGCCGCAAAGCTGTGCAGTGGAGCGGCATCGTCTCCCAGGCCTGAAAGGCCGTTGAAGCAGTGGCCTGCCCGCGGCAGGTGCAGGTCCCATTGGCTAAGGGGCCGCCCCGCAAGAGATGAGGCAGCGCTGTGCAGCGAGGCACAGATCTGCTCGCCTCGTTTCTTGGATGTCTTGCAAAAGGGTGGCGGCGATGCCAGAATGCAGAAGTTGCATACTTCACAACATGCTCACCGGCGCCGATCTACTCGCCAAGGTCAAAGAGCTGGGCGATGTCAGCAAATCTGACCTCGTTCGGGCCTGTGGCTACGTTTCGACCAAGAAGGACGGGACCGAGCGGCTCAATTTCACCGCCTTCTACGAGGCCCTGCTCAACGCCAAGGGTGTCGACTTCGGTCCTGCTCCCAAGGCTGGCCGTGCAGGCCGCAAGCTCAGCTTCAACACCAAGGTGCAGTTCAATGGCAACCTGATGGTCGGCCGGGCTTACACCGCCATGCTTGATCTCAAGCCCGGCGACGAGTTCGAGATCAAGCTGGGTCGCAAGCAGATTCGCCTGGTGCCTCAGGGTGCTGAGGATGAGGAAGGCTGAGGGCCAGCGCTTCCGCCAGTTTGATGCCATCGATGGCAGCGGAGAGGATGCCCCCGGCGTACCCGGCTCCTTCTCCGCCTGGATAGAGTCCCGCGACGTTGATGCTCTGCAGACTGCTGCGATCACGCGGAAGCCGCAGCGGTGACGAGGTGCGTGTCTCCACCCCGGTCAGCAGGCTGTCGGAGCCGATGTATCCGGGTATCCGTCGTTCAAACGCCGGCAGCGCCTCGCGCAGGGATTCGCAGACGAGTGCCGGCAAACAGTCGTCCAGGCTGGTGAGGCGCAGGCCCGGCAGATAGGACCCCTTCAGGGGATGGCTGTCCGTTGTTGCCGGCTCGCTGCCACTGGGCCTGCAGGCGAGGAAATCCTCGACCCTCTGCGCCGGAGCCCGGTAATCACTGCCGCCGGCGACATAGGCCAGGCGCTCCCAGTGGCGTTGAAAGGCGATACCGGCCAGGGGGTCGCTGGGATAGCGCCCCCAGGGATCCATGTCCTCCGGCTCAATCGTCACCACCAGCCCGCTGTTGGCATTGCGTTCGTTGCGCGAGTGCTGGCTCATCCCGTTGGTCACCACGCAGCCCTCTTCGGAGGTGGCGCCCACCACCAGCCCACCGGGACACATGCAGAAGCTGTAGACGGCCCGGCCATTGCTGCAGTGGTGGACCAGCTTGTACTCGGCGGGGCCCAGGCGGGGATGTCCGGCCGCCTCACCCCAGCGGGCCCGATCGATCAGGGTCTGGGGATGCTCGATGCGGACTCCGATGGCCAGGCCCTTGCTTTCCATCGCCACCCCCTGCTCCTGAAGCCGGGTGAAGGTGTCACGGGCGCTGTGCCCGGGCGCCAGGATCACGCGCTCGGCCTTGATCTCTTCACCGTCGGCCAGTCGTATGCCTCTGAGGCGGTAGCGGGGGCCGGAGCCCTCCAGGGTGGGCTCCGGGTCGAGCAGCAGCTCCTGCAGTCGCGCCTCGAATCGCACCTCTCCTCCCAGCTCCTCGATGCGGCGGCGCAGGCCGCGCACCACCGTGGCGAGCTTGAAGGTGCCGATGTGGGGGCGATGGCGGGTGAGGATCTCACGGCTGGCTCCGGCGGCCACCAGTTCCTCCAGCACCTTCCGCACCAGGCGCTCGTCCTCGCTCACCTGGCTGTAGAGCTTGCCGTCGGAGAACGTGCCGGCCCCACCCTCACCGAACTGGGCGTTCGACTCAGGATCGAAGGGGCGCTGTCCCTTCCAGAAGCCGAAGGTGTCGGCGCTGCGTTGCTTCACCGGCCGTCCACGCTCCAGCAGCAGCGGTCTGAGCCCCATCTGTGCCAGCAGCAGGGCGGCGAAGTAGCCGCAGGGGCCGGCTCCGATGACCAGAGGCCGCTGCCTTGGGGTAGGGAGGGGCCGGGCTGTTCCCGGTCCGGCCGCCGGAAGGTAATGCGTATCGGGTGAGGGCCGCAGGTGGGGGTCGTTGCGAAAACGGCGCAGGAGGCGCCTGTGCTCCGCCTCCGGTAGATCCAGATCCAGATCGAGGCAATACACCAGGGCGATGGCGCCGCGGCGGCGGGCGTCGATGCTTCGCCGCACGAGCTGATGGCCGCGCAGGGCCTCGCGAGGGATGCGCAGACGCCGGCAGACGGCCTCGGGCAGGTCCTCGTCGCGGTGATCGAGCGGCAGTTTCAGTTCACTCAGCCGCAGCACGGGCCATCAACACAGGGAAGGACAGGGAGCCCGCCGGGCTCCTCTCCTGTCTAGATCACGCAGCGGGGGCCAGGCACTGACCCACCACTTCACGGGTGTTGGCGGACAGCGAAGCGGCGTCGAGCAGCTGCAGGGCTTCCTGCAACCGCTCCTGCCGCGGCGGGGCGTAGCTCTGCCAGCGGCTGAAGACCTTGGCCAGCCGTGAGGCGGTGATCGGGTTGCGATGGTCCAGTTCGATCAGCCGCTGCGCGAGGAAGCGGTAGCCGCTGCCATCGGCGGCGTGGAACACCACCGGATTGGAGGCCAGCCCTCCCAGCACGGCCCGCACCGAGTTGGGGGCCGCCGGGTCATAGAGGGGATGCTCCAGCAGCCGCTCCACCCTTGCGAGGCCATCGGCGAAGGGAGCCGAGGCCTCGAGGGCGAACCAGGCGTCGAGCACCACGGGCCGATCACGCCAGCGCTCATGGAAGGCCGCCATGGCCTGCTCCCTCGCCGGGATCGGGTGGCACTGCAGCGCCCGCAGGCCGGCACGGGCCAGGGTCATCGAGCGGCCCTCCACCGCCGCCATGGCCGCCGCGATCGCGCCCCTGTCGCCGGCAGCCACCTGCCAGCTCCAGATGAGCGCGGTGAGGCGCCGATCGCCGCTGCCCAGGGGCCAGGGGGCATCCCATTCGCCCATGCAGCCCTCGAGGGCCTGCTGCAGGGGAGCGGCGAGGGCAGTGCCGAAGCGGCTGCGCAGCGCCTCCAGCGCCGCGAACAGGGCCGGCGGATCGGGTTCGGGGCTCGCTTCCTCCAGTTCCGCCATGCCCGGCAGGGCCAGCAGCAGGGCCCTGCTGGCCTGGGAGAGAGAGGGGTCGGCCAGGATCCTCCCGAAGGCATCGATCAGCTCCGCCTCGAGCGCCTCGGGGTGGCCGGAATCGGCTGGGCTGCCAGCCTCTTTCACGCCGGCTCCTGTCAGCTGAACCTTGCCGCAGCCGGCGCGGGCCAGCGCCAGCTGGCGCAGCAGTGTCTGCCCGGCATCCCAGCGGGCCACCGGATCGCTGTCGCAGGCGAGCAGGTGCACCAGTTCACTGGCCGGACGGCCGATCTCCACCTTCACCGGGGCCGAGAAGTGGCGCAACAGTGACAGGGCCGGCGGATGGGCCTGACGCGGCAGGTCGACGAAGCGCAGCTCCTGCTCGCTCCGGTCGATCACCAGCAGGCGGGTGGCGTCGCCCCAGGCGCGCGGCGGCGTTGGCAGCGGCGCGCCGGAGCGCTGTGCAGGCACCTGCCCGTCGGCTGCTGCCTCCTCGCCTTCCAGTTTCACCGGCAACGGCTCACCGCCCTGGCCCACCAGCCCCAGGGCCAGCGGAATCACCACCGGCTCCTTGCGGCTCTGGCCGGGCGTGGGCGGTGTGTGCTGGCGGATCGCAAGGGTGAGCTCACCCCGCTCACCGTCCCAGTGGCGGTGCACCTGCAGCACGGGGGTGCCCGCCTGGTGATACCAGCGGCGAAAGGCGGCGAAATCGAACGGCGGCGGTGCCAGGCGGCCATCGAGGCCCCGCTCGGCCCAGTGGGCCTCGGCCGCCTCGCGCATCGCCGCCAGGAAGTCGTCGCAGGTGGCGGCGGTGCCGTCGTGGCGGCGGACGTAGATCTGCATGCCCCGCTGGAACACCGTCTCACCGAGCAGGCTGTGCAGGGCACGGATCACCTCGGCGCCCTTTTCATAGATCGTGGTCGTATAGAAATTATCGATCGCCTCATAGGCATCCGGCTGCACCGGATGGGCCGTCGGCCCCCCATCTTCCCGGAACTGGGTGTTGCGCAGCAGGGCCACGTTCTCGATCCGGTTGAGGGCATGGCCGTGCTGATCAGCGCTGAAGCACTGGTCACGGAATACGGTGAGTCCCTCCTTGAGGGACAGCTGGAACCAGTCTCTGCAGGTGATGCGATTGCCGGTCCAGTTGTGGAAGTATTCATGGGCAATCACGCTCTCCACTCGTTCCAGCTCGTCGTCGGTCGCCGTCTCCTGATCGGCCAGCACCAGCTTGGAGTTGAAGATGTTGAGGCTCTTGTTCTCCATGGCGCCCATGTTGAAGTGGCGCACGGCGACGATGTTGTACTCGTCGAGGTCGTATTCCAGTCCATAGGCCTCCTCGTCCCAGCGCATCGCCCGCTGCAGCGAGGCCAGGGCATGGGCGGTGTAAGGCTCATCACCGGGTTCCACCCACAGGCGCAGCCGCACCGGACGGCCGCTGGCGGTGGTGAAGCTGCCGCGCACCTCCTCCAGCCGGCCGGCCACCAGGGCGAACAGATAGGAGGGTTTGGGGAAGGGATCGTCCCAGATGGCGTAATGGCGCTCCACTCCGTCCGGCCCGTCTGGCAGCGGGCCGCTCTCGAGGCAGTTGCCATTGCTCAGCAGCACCGGGAACCGTGCCTGATCGGCCTCGATCCGGACCCGGAAGCGGCTGAGCAGGTCGGGCCGGTCGGGGTGGAAGGTGATGCGGCGGAAGCCCTCGGCTTCGCACTGGGTGGTGACCATGCCGCCGCTGACGTACAGGCCCTCGAGGCTGCTGTTGGCCCAGGGGTCGATCACCACCGTGCTGGTGAGCACGAAGGGGCGCAGCGGCGGATCCAGCAGGCGGAGGCCCTCATCGCTTCGTGCGAAGGCGCTCGGTTCGAGCGGTTCTCCGTCGATCGCCAGCTCCAGCAGCTCCAGATCGACCCCTGCCAGATCCAGCGGGCCTGGTGCCTGACGCCCGTCCGCGCCTTCGGCGGCAGGATTCGGTTCGAATGCCAGGCGGGCCTCCACCCGGGCCTGGCGTTCCTGCAGACGCACCGTCAGGTCCGTGCGCTCCAGCAGATAGGGGGCCGGCCGGTAGTCGGCGAGGCGCACGGGAGCCATGCGGAGCGGAGGTGGGAGAACACCGGCATTGTGGCGTCCGGTGCTGGCGTGATCCTGACCTTGCCGGGGCCATCCACGGATGTTCGCCCGGGGCAGGTGTCAGACCCGTGCGGGGCCAGGTCGCGGAAGGCGACAGCGGCCCATGCCGCTGGATGCGAGGGCGGGGCTCAGCCGCGATCTGTGCCACGCGGCAGAGCGAGATGCTGGGCTGAGCGGGAAGCGTGTCGTGGATCCACAGGCCTGATGCCCCTTCGGCTGAGGGAGACAGCGGCCCTGCCGATCATTCGGGGCCTGGATCAACGGGCCACGCCGGCATGATCGCCACCCGTTTCCGCGGACCAACGCTCTGACAGCCTCGGCAACGAGGGCGCCCTTCAGGAGAGCCCGCTGCCCGGAGCGGTCAGCCGCGCGTGATGCTGGGCTGGCTGGCCAGAGCCTGCTTCACCTTGTCCCTGAGTTCGGCCGGCACCTGCTTCGGACAGATCTCGGTGGCACCGATCACGGCAGCATTGATCGAGCCCTTGCGCAAGTCCTCGAGTGTCAGAGGGGTGCTGCCGGAGGTGGGGATCAGGCCCTGGTGAACGGCAAGGATCAGCTGGGCGATCGTTTCTCCGGCCACTCCTGCCGCCTGCTCAAAGTCTTCGCCGGCCGCAGAGGCGATGCAGGTGTTGACGGAGGCGATGCGGGCATAGAGGGCCAGTTGTTCGGAGCTGGCCGGACCCTGCTCAAAGACCGATGGCGCTGCCTGGGCCTGCAGGGTGCCGGGGACGTCGGCCCGGGCGGCTGCCGGCATCGCCAGCGGAGAAAGAACGCACAGGATCAGGCTGAGCATCCAGGCGATCACCCGGGAGGTGCGCAGCAGACACCGATGAGCTGGCATGAGGGACGGTTGCCGGGTGGTGAGCAGGGCCATAAAAGATGTCGGCAGCCCTACCTGCTCCCGCCGGACTGACCCTGGCCCTGCAGTGCCTTCTGAATCTGCGCCATCAGGTCGTCGATGGTCTTCTTGTCGGCGGCTGTGAACTTGTCGAAGCACATCTGTTTGATGCGCGGCACCACACCGAAGACAGTCCCGTTGGCAAGTTGGTTGGCTTCGAGTTTCTTGTTGTTATTCGCGCCCTGAATGATGCCGCCATGCACGAAATTCAGAGTGGAGACGATCATCTCCAGGCTGGCAGGCAGCGATTTGTCGAGGCCGACCTGTTTGGTGGCCAGAACGCAGATATTCACAGCTCCCATCTGGTTGTAGATATTGACGTCACGGTCGCTGGCGGGCCTGGTCGCCGGTGCCGCTCCCCCGGGTGCCGCTGCCTGGGCCCGAGCCGGCAGGGGCGCCATGGATCCGGAAGCGAGAACTGCCGCTGCCGTCAGGGCGAAGGGGCGGAGGCGAAGGTGAATCACCGGGTGGGGATCGACGTGAGGCCATTGTGCCACCGATGCGACGGCCGGGACCGCGTTCGTCGGTCCTGTTGGCTTCCGCTCAGGACGGTTCCTGCAGCGGCGCACCGGCCGCTTCGACACGGATCTCATGGTGGATCTCGGAGAGCTCCAGTTCGCCATCGCGCCAGGAGTAGATCGAGCGGGAGCGGAAGCGGTCCTGATCGACGAGGCGGATGTGCTCGAGGATGTCCCATTCCAGGTAGTGGGATTCGAAGATCATCTCGTGCTCATCCACCTGGCGGATCTGGCTCTTGGTGGGCGAGCCGCAGAGATAACCGCGGCTCCGTCGCAACTGATGGCCGCACAAATAGGCCTCCATCACCCCTTCGCGCACGTAGCGGGGCTTGCGGTCGAAGAAGTCGTACTCCTTCTCCGGCCACCAGGTGAAGCGGTAGGCGTCCTCGCCTTCGATCGGTTCGCTGAAGCTCTCCACCCGCAGGAACATGTCCACCCGCATCGGCTCCTCCTCGTCACGAAAGAAGTAGAGCCGGCGCGAGCGCCACAGGCCGAGGTTGCGCGAAAACCAGCGCCGCAGATTGCTGTCGAGCCGGATGCGAGTGGGGCTGGCGCTGGGCATGGTATCGGAGCTCTGGAACAGGGACACGCGCTGGTACACCCGGGGTCCCCGCTGATCGCTGCTTCTCAGCCTATGGCCGATCGGCAGCGCTGCTGAGGACTTCCAACTGTCTTAGCGAGTTCCGCCCGACACGGCTGCGGGGATGCCCGATCGCACGCCAACCCATAGCTTGGAGCGCAGGCGCCCGCTGCCCCTTGGCCACCGCTTGGGACTCCAGACCCCAGATGCCCTCGTCCGGTCGGAGCTCGGCGGACCCGGCCGGCGGCGCGGAGCCTGATCCGAGCCGTCAGACCCTGAAACTGTTGCTGGTGGCCACCCGTCAGCATCTGGCCAGCCCGGATGTTCGCAATCTCGTGAGCGCCCTGCAGGCGGAGGAGACGGGCTTCGAGATCAGCCTTGAAGTGGCGGATCCGGCCACCCATCCCGAGCTCCTGGAGCTGCACCGGCTGGTGGCCACGCCGGCCCTGGTGAAGCTGGAGCCCCCGCCGAAGCAGGTGTTCGCGGGCAACACGATGAGCCTGCAGCTGCGCACCTGGCTGCCCCGCTGGCAGCAGATGGAGATGGTCAGCAGCCTCGGGATGAACCTGCGTCCCGCTGAGCGGGACGGCAGCCGGACCCAGCGTGAGGTGCAGCTGGAGGATCAGCTGCTGGTGCTGCGCCAGGAGAACGAGACCCTGATCGAGCGGCTTGGTGTGCAGGAGCGCCTGCTTCGCATGGTGGCCCATGAACTGCGCACGCCGCTGACGGCGGCCAAGCTGGCGCTGCAGAGCCATACCCTCGGGCAGATTGACGAGAGCCGCTTCCGCGATGTGCTCAAGCGGCGCCTCGACGACATCGAGGAGCTGTCGCGCGACCTCCTGGAGGTGGGGACGACCCGTTGGGAAGCGCTGTTCAATCCCCAGCGACTGGCCCTGGGCCAGGTGGCGGCCGAGGCGATCCTGGAGCTCGAGAAGCTCTGGGTGGGGCGGGATCTTGAGCTGGTCACGGACATTCCGGCCGACCTGCCCGACGTCTACGCCGACCAGCGCCGCATGCGGCAGGTGCTGCTGAATCTGCTGGAGAACGCTCTCAAGTACACCCCCGAAGGCGGCCGGGTCAGCCTCACGCTTCTGCACCGCACCAGCCAGTGGGTGCAGATGAGCGTCTGCGACAGCGGACCCGGCATCCCGCCCGAGGAGCAGGAGCGCATCTTCCTCGACCGGGTGCGGCTCCCTCAGACCTCCGGAACCACCTCCGGCTTCGGTGTCGGTCTGGCTGTCTGCCGTCGCATCGCCGACGTGCATGGCGGCCGCATCTGGGTGGTCTCCGAGCCGGGTGAGGGGGCCTGTTTCCATCTCACTGTGCCGGTCTGGTCCGGCCAGAGCACGCCCCAGACGTTGCGACGGGGCCAGGGCGGCGACCCTTCTTGACGAAGGGCACCTCCGCCCCGTACGTTCCTTTCAACGCCGATCGCGAAAGCGACCCGGCCATCCGGAGCGGAAAGACAGCCCACCAAGGTTGACTCTCCAATCCTGCATTCCATTCCGGTTTCAGCAGGATCTGTTTTTCAAAACAGTACGGTTCCGGTCTCAACATTCAAAGCAATTATCCACCCGCGATCATTTGCTTTGATGATGTCAGCAGGCATCTGCTGCGGCCTCGCCCCCATCGTCTAGAGGCCTAGGACACCTCCCTTTCACGGAGGCGACAGGGGTTCGAATCCCCTTGGGGGTATTGATTCGTGATCCATCGAGATCACCACTGACTCATCAGCTTCTAGCGTGAGTCTCATTCTCTTTTTTTTGGCGGCTCAGGGTTCCTGCGGTGCTTCAGTCGACGCCAGCAGTGGCACGAATGGATTCTCATCCAGCCCGCCAATCACGTTGATTCGCGGCCTGATCTCGCCTGGGCGTTGAGGCACGCGGCCTGAACGGCTTTCGGTCGCTCCATCGCTGCGCACTCAGGCGGTGGCGCCTGTTGCGACGTCAGTCATCGATCGTGTCAGTGATCGTCTCTCCCGCCTTCAGCAGGGGGAATGTGCTGCTGATCACGGTGTCAGTGGTCGAGAGGCCGTCACCACTGTCCTCGGTCCCGACAACCACCACCCCTGCCATGGGGTTGGTGTCGGTACAGATGTTGGTTGGTCAGGGCCAGCGGCAGAAGAAGGACGACCACCGCCGACCGGGCGGCATCGCTTCAGGCGTGCGCAGCGCGGCGCTGCGCCTCCTGCTGGACGCCGCGCACGTTGTTGGCCAGGTCTTCCTGCAGGCGTTGCTCGATCAGACCGATCGGCATCCCCGGCTTGCCCTGGACGGTGAGGTCGTAAAGCAGCCAGCTGCTGGTGGCATCCGAACCCACCAACCACGTGCCCTGAAAGCAGCGGAAGTCGCCATCAAGCATGCGAAAGGCGAGGCGCCCCGAGGCTCTTTCCTCCTCCAGCTCCAGGGTGACACGGGCGCTGAAGCGCAGACCGCAGAACTGCTGGGTGCCCACCTGCTCCACGGCCACCCGGTTGGACCGTCGCCAGATCTGCCGGGAGCTGGCCAGGTTCGGGATGAAGCGGTGCAGGTTGTCGTAGTCGGTCAGCACGGCCCAGAGCCACTGGGAGTCGACCGCCAGGCGAAGCTGCACGGCCAGCCGGCGCATCCCCATGGGAAGGCGCTCCATGTCCTGCTGGATGCTGTCGAGTGTGCAGGTGGTATCGGGAAAGCTCAGGAACGGAGCGGAACGCGGATCGTCGAGATCTCGAGCTTGGGCGAGGGGCTGCGCCAGGACCATTCGGAAACGCGGGGGCTCTGGAGGAAGCTGATTGGGAGGAATCCATTCCGCTCGGGAACAGGCCCGTCGCAGGGGCAGAAGCCTGCGCTGCCTGGCGCCTGGCCGGTGTCGGGCCTGGCGTCTGTGCCGTCAAGTTAACCGGATCCGCCCAGCGGCCGCTGCCATGACCCTCGCCGTGGTGCCCGGGAACGGGTGGTCCCTATGATCGGCGCGCTTTTGAGGCCGTTTCCCCATGCGTGTATCCACCGGCAACGCCACCCTCTCCGACGGTCGCATGATCTCTGTGCTGGTGGAAGGATTCGGGGTGGGTCGCCAGCGCAGGGCCCAGCGCCGCCTCACCGTGCCGTTCACCCAACTGCAGTCTCTGATGCAGACGATCGCGCAGCAGGGTGGTCGGATTCTGGATGTCAGCAGTGGTGACTCGGTCGC
It contains:
- a CDS encoding cAMP phosphodiesterase, translating into MPAHRCLLRTSRVIAWMLSLILCVLSPLAMPAAARADVPGTLQAQAAPSVFEQGPASSEQLALYARIASVNTCIASAAGEDFEQAAGVAGETIAQLILAVHQGLIPTSGSTPLTLEDLRKGSINAAVIGATEICPKQVPAELRDKVKQALASQPSITRG
- a CDS encoding SRPBCC family protein — its product is MVLAQPLAQARDLDDPRSAPFLSFPDTTCTLDSIQQDMERLPMGMRRLAVQLRLAVDSQWLWAVLTDYDNLHRFIPNLASSRQIWRRSNRVAVEQVGTQQFCGLRFSARVTLELEEERASGRLAFRMLDGDFRCFQGTWLVGSDATSSWLLYDLTVQGKPGMPIGLIEQRLQEDLANNVRGVQQEAQRRAAHA
- a CDS encoding histidine kinase codes for the protein MPSSGRSSADPAGGAEPDPSRQTLKLLLVATRQHLASPDVRNLVSALQAEETGFEISLEVADPATHPELLELHRLVATPALVKLEPPPKQVFAGNTMSLQLRTWLPRWQQMEMVSSLGMNLRPAERDGSRTQREVQLEDQLLVLRQENETLIERLGVQERLLRMVAHELRTPLTAAKLALQSHTLGQIDESRFRDVLKRRLDDIEELSRDLLEVGTTRWEALFNPQRLALGQVAAEAILELEKLWVGRDLELVTDIPADLPDVYADQRRMRQVLLNLLENALKYTPEGGRVSLTLLHRTSQWVQMSVCDSGPGIPPEEQERIFLDRVRLPQTSGTTSGFGVGLAVCRRIADVHGGRIWVVSEPGEGACFHLTVPVWSGQSTPQTLRRGQGGDPS